A region of uncultured Desulfobacter sp. DNA encodes the following proteins:
- a CDS encoding diaminopimelate decarboxylase has product MPMSPEFKQRLSTVVQDAVAAFGTPFHIYDETGIIQTCQALNNAFAPIDGFREYFAVKGLPNPMIMALLRSQGFGFDCSSVPEIALARNVGSTAEDIMFTSNNTTREQLKMAMDQGGSIINLDDISLISKLPTIPELLCFRYNPGATRQGNEIIGKPEEAKYGLTRDQMFSAYEKAVSLGIKRFGLHTMMASNELNYQYMIDTANMLLALAEDLNQALDIRFEFINIGGGLGIPYKPDAQAFNLDGMASGIISAFKAFKVKNGWVPKLYMESARYITGPHGVLVTSVINHKNIYRNYVGVDASMSALMRPGMYGAYHHIHIHGRPESGALTTVDVVGALCENNDKFAIQRPLPETRENDILIIHDTGAHGYAMGFNYNGQLRPKELLLKTDGTIELIRRAETMDDYFATLNFERQTITPGCK; this is encoded by the coding sequence ATGCCCATGTCACCTGAATTCAAACAAAGACTGTCAACTGTGGTGCAGGATGCCGTCGCCGCATTTGGCACCCCATTTCATATCTACGATGAAACCGGGATCATTCAAACCTGTCAGGCATTGAATAACGCCTTTGCCCCCATTGACGGATTCAGGGAATATTTTGCTGTAAAAGGTCTGCCCAACCCTATGATTATGGCGCTTCTCAGATCCCAGGGGTTTGGGTTTGACTGCTCTTCAGTGCCTGAAATCGCACTGGCCCGTAACGTGGGAAGCACTGCCGAAGATATCATGTTCACCTCCAACAATACCACCCGTGAACAGCTAAAAATGGCCATGGACCAGGGGGGAAGCATCATCAACCTGGATGATATCTCCCTTATTTCCAAACTGCCGACCATACCTGAGCTGCTCTGTTTCAGATACAACCCCGGCGCCACACGCCAGGGAAACGAGATTATCGGCAAACCCGAAGAAGCCAAATACGGCCTTACCCGGGACCAGATGTTTTCAGCCTATGAGAAGGCCGTAAGCCTTGGCATCAAACGTTTTGGCCTGCATACCATGATGGCCTCCAATGAGCTTAATTACCAATACATGATTGACACGGCAAACATGCTCCTGGCGCTGGCTGAAGATCTGAACCAGGCCCTTGACATCCGATTTGAGTTCATCAATATCGGTGGCGGATTAGGCATCCCCTACAAGCCGGATGCCCAGGCTTTCAATCTTGATGGCATGGCCAGCGGTATCATCAGTGCTTTTAAAGCCTTTAAGGTGAAAAACGGCTGGGTCCCCAAGCTGTATATGGAAAGTGCCCGGTATATTACCGGCCCCCACGGTGTTCTCGTCACTTCAGTGATCAACCATAAAAATATCTATCGCAACTATGTGGGCGTGGATGCGTCCATGTCGGCATTGATGCGTCCCGGAATGTATGGCGCCTACCATCACATCCACATCCATGGCAGGCCGGAATCCGGCGCCCTAACAACAGTTGATGTGGTAGGGGCGCTGTGTGAGAATAATGACAAGTTTGCCATTCAAAGACCGTTGCCTGAAACCAGGGAAAACGACATACTGATTATCCATGACACCGGGGCCCACGGATATGCCATGGGATTTAACTACAATGGCCAGCTCCGTCCCAAAGAGCTTTTACTGAAAACAGACGGCACCATTGAACTGATCCGCCGGGCAGAGACCATGGACGACTATTTCGCCACATTAAATTTTGAACGCCAGACCATCACACCGGGGTGTAAGTGA
- a CDS encoding GNAT family N-acetyltransferase has protein sequence MNLQQICPDKLLTAEESIRKIRNGSRVFIGTGCGEPQHLIRTMVETQSLQDIVVYQMLSTTLAEYLNDDNFSSRFSIKLFFISVLMRKFAFEGKIDYIPAYLSQIPKVFRNNEIGLDVALVQVSPPDAHGYCSLGISVDITLSGMKNAKLTIAQVNPQMPRTWGDSLVHIDDIDYLVEYEEPLLESLPKTKNKRVVERIGHYVSQLVDDGATLQIGFGHLPHAIMPYLAGKKDLGIHTQVITDGLLPLFKNKVITNRKKNFLPERAVASLCMGSKELYDYISDNPMFYFRSSEFVNDPNVIARNDNLISISSALEVDLTGQICTDSKGYLFYSGIGDQVDFIRGSAMSKGGFSIVIIPSTAQNGQVSRIVTHLSEGAGVATTRGDIDLVVTEYGIAEIRRKSIFQRVMELAQIAHPKFRKELIEQAKQRHYIFSDQLPPTNQDLLFLNAYKYNMLLPSGKQLEVRPLQPSDEFESRNFYYSLQEDSIYFRFFNRRKVFSRRMLQQMWAQVDYSRNMSLVALMQQGKRKQIVAVASYAEVNDRSAEVAFLVQEELHGQGIATFMLSCLEKIARRNNYSCFSALVLAENQKMLNVFKNTYPHAEFVRGEGGEIEVTMPFEIIDGLEEQNAADDQPLT, from the coding sequence ATGAATTTACAACAAATCTGCCCCGATAAGCTGCTCACAGCTGAAGAAAGCATCAGAAAAATTCGCAATGGCTCACGGGTATTCATTGGCACCGGATGCGGAGAACCCCAGCACCTGATCCGAACCATGGTTGAAACCCAGTCTCTTCAGGACATTGTGGTCTACCAGATGCTGTCAACCACTCTGGCGGAATATTTAAATGATGACAATTTCTCGTCCCGATTTTCCATCAAACTGTTTTTTATTTCCGTTCTTATGCGTAAATTTGCATTTGAAGGGAAAATTGATTATATCCCGGCCTATCTTTCCCAGATTCCCAAAGTGTTCCGGAACAATGAAATCGGCCTGGATGTTGCCCTGGTCCAGGTCAGCCCCCCGGACGCACATGGGTACTGTTCTTTAGGCATTTCCGTGGACATCACCCTTTCGGGAATGAAAAATGCTAAACTCACCATTGCCCAGGTCAATCCGCAGATGCCCAGAACCTGGGGAGATTCTCTGGTGCACATTGACGATATCGACTATTTAGTGGAATATGAAGAACCGCTTCTGGAGTCCCTGCCCAAAACCAAAAACAAAAGGGTGGTTGAACGTATCGGCCATTATGTCAGCCAGCTGGTGGATGACGGCGCCACCTTGCAGATTGGATTCGGGCATCTGCCCCATGCCATTATGCCCTATCTGGCCGGAAAAAAAGATCTTGGTATCCACACCCAAGTTATCACAGACGGGCTTCTGCCTTTATTCAAAAACAAAGTAATCACAAACCGCAAAAAAAATTTTCTTCCCGAACGGGCAGTGGCGTCCCTGTGCATGGGATCCAAGGAGTTGTATGATTATATATCTGACAACCCCATGTTCTATTTCAGATCCTCTGAATTTGTGAACGATCCCAATGTCATTGCCAGAAATGATAACCTGATCTCCATCAGCTCCGCCCTGGAGGTGGATCTCACCGGTCAGATATGTACGGACTCAAAAGGGTACCTGTTTTATTCGGGAATCGGCGACCAGGTGGATTTCATCAGAGGATCTGCCATGTCCAAGGGTGGCTTCTCCATTGTTATTATTCCTTCTACGGCCCAGAACGGCCAGGTATCCCGAATTGTGACCCATTTAAGTGAAGGTGCCGGGGTCGCCACAACCCGGGGTGACATCGACCTGGTGGTCACGGAATACGGTATTGCGGAAATCCGCCGGAAAAGCATTTTCCAGCGGGTTATGGAGCTGGCCCAGATTGCCCACCCCAAATTCCGCAAGGAGCTCATTGAACAGGCCAAGCAACGCCACTATATTTTCAGCGACCAGTTGCCGCCCACAAACCAGGATCTGCTGTTCCTCAATGCGTATAAATACAACATGCTTTTGCCCAGCGGGAAACAGTTGGAGGTCAGGCCGCTTCAGCCTTCGGATGAATTTGAATCCAGAAATTTCTACTATTCCCTTCAGGAAGATTCCATCTATTTTAGATTTTTTAACAGACGCAAAGTTTTTTCCAGGCGTATGCTCCAGCAGATGTGGGCCCAGGTTGATTACAGCCGGAATATGAGTCTTGTTGCCCTTATGCAGCAGGGGAAGAGAAAACAGATTGTGGCTGTGGCATCCTATGCAGAGGTGAATGACAGGAGTGCGGAAGTGGCTTTCCTGGTGCAGGAAGAACTCCATGGACAGGGAATTGCCACCTTTATGCTCAGCTGCCTTGAAAAAATTGCCCGGCGGAACAATTACTCCTGTTTTTCTGCTCTTGTGCTGGCTGAAAACCAGAAAATGCTCAATGTATTTAAAAACACCTACCCCCACGCAGAATTTGTACGGGGGGAAGGCGGAGAAATCGAAGTGACCATGCCTTTTGAGATCATTGATGGATTAGAGGAACAGAATGCCGCTGACGACCAGCCCCTGACATGA
- a CDS encoding AMP-binding protein yields the protein MRELYEQIININRMSDDAEKQARVKAFFDSLNSMAIPASFNWVSQVFEGIHVTRTPDKTAFVYEDLTTLESTRFSYLDLSCRANRLINFLSDRGIGIKDNMYMMVPLCPEIWFASLACIKAGIVSVPTATTMTARELEFRFETYKPDVILADMSSVEIIESCIRETGITPKVKLVVGRAEGWISYDEVEGASDKAEAADTASDDILFCFFTSGTTGLPKRVGHTAVSYPAGHLSTTAMMGLKPEDIHHNLSAPGWGKWAWSSFFVPFNAGATVTAFRFDSLDARTYLDALARHKVTTFCAPPTAWRMFVNADLHGIDLSCLRQSLSAGEPLNPDVITRWHGFTGTRIRDFYGQTESTAMIGNPPWMAEKMRAGSFGIPSPMYNVALADDEGNEITEPDLVGHIVIKLDNWKPVGLFKEYIGNPEKMSSVFVNQYYYTGDRASFDADGYWWFVGRADDVIKSSDYRIGPFEVESALIEHPAVAEAAVVGAPDPKRYQLVKAYVILSPGETGSRELALELFKHTINILAKFKIPRIIEFVDEVPKTISGKIRRIDLRDAQTDRKETERAEDTIKEYFYWDFPELSSKNR from the coding sequence ATGAGAGAACTCTACGAACAGATCATCAATATCAACCGGATGTCGGATGATGCTGAAAAACAGGCCCGGGTAAAGGCGTTTTTTGATTCTTTAAACAGTATGGCAATACCTGCTTCATTCAATTGGGTAAGCCAGGTGTTTGAAGGTATTCATGTGACCCGGACACCGGATAAAACCGCGTTTGTGTATGAAGACCTGACCACCCTTGAATCCACTCGTTTTTCCTACCTTGATTTGTCCTGCCGGGCCAACAGGTTGATCAATTTTCTGTCAGACCGGGGTATTGGCATAAAAGACAATATGTATATGATGGTACCCTTGTGTCCTGAGATATGGTTTGCAAGCCTTGCCTGCATCAAAGCCGGTATTGTCAGTGTGCCTACGGCGACCACCATGACCGCAAGGGAGCTGGAGTTTCGGTTTGAAACCTATAAACCAGATGTGATTCTGGCAGACATGTCCAGCGTTGAGATCATTGAAAGCTGTATCCGGGAAACCGGCATTACTCCCAAGGTTAAGCTGGTGGTTGGCCGGGCTGAGGGCTGGATCTCCTACGATGAGGTGGAAGGGGCCTCGGACAAGGCCGAGGCTGCAGACACGGCATCCGATGATATTTTATTTTGCTTTTTTACCTCCGGGACCACCGGCCTGCCCAAACGGGTGGGACATACGGCCGTTTCCTACCCTGCAGGGCATTTATCAACCACGGCCATGATGGGACTTAAACCCGAAGACATTCACCATAACTTAAGTGCCCCAGGATGGGGGAAATGGGCCTGGTCCTCCTTTTTTGTCCCCTTTAATGCGGGAGCCACAGTGACCGCTTTCCGGTTTGATTCCCTGGATGCAAGGACCTATCTTGATGCGCTAGCAAGGCATAAGGTCACAACATTCTGTGCGCCGCCTACAGCCTGGCGCATGTTTGTGAATGCAGATCTTCATGGTATTGATCTGTCTTGTCTTCGTCAGTCTCTATCTGCCGGAGAACCTTTGAACCCGGATGTGATCACACGCTGGCATGGCTTTACCGGCACCCGTATCCGGGATTTTTACGGACAGACAGAGTCCACGGCCATGATCGGGAACCCGCCATGGATGGCCGAAAAAATGAGGGCAGGCTCCTTTGGCATCCCATCTCCCATGTATAATGTGGCCCTGGCAGATGATGAAGGCAATGAAATTACAGAACCTGATCTGGTGGGACATATTGTCATAAAATTGGACAACTGGAAGCCGGTGGGGCTTTTTAAGGAGTATATCGGCAACCCAGAAAAGATGAGTTCTGTGTTTGTAAATCAATATTATTACACCGGAGACAGAGCGTCCTTTGATGCCGATGGTTACTGGTGGTTCGTGGGTCGGGCCGATGACGTCATTAAATCCAGTGATTACCGCATCGGACCCTTTGAAGTGGAGAGCGCGTTGATAGAACACCCTGCCGTGGCCGAGGCAGCCGTTGTGGGTGCCCCAGACCCCAAGCGGTACCAGCTTGTCAAAGCCTATGTCATTCTTAGTCCGGGCGAAACCGGCAGCAGGGAACTGGCACTGGAATTGTTCAAGCACACCATAAATATTCTTGCCAAGTTTAAAATTCCAAGAATCATTGAATTTGTTGATGAAGTGCCCAAAACCATTTCAGGAAAAATTCGTCGTATTGATTTGCGGGATGCCCAAACAGATCGGAAGGAAACCGAAAGGGCTGAAGATACCATCAAAGAATATTTTTACTGGGATTTTCCCGAGTTAAGTTCAAAAAACAGATAA
- a CDS encoding tRNA-dihydrouridine synthase family protein: protein MSKDFIAQGLEIKENHPMTENRPFLMLAPLQGFTDVVFRQVYVRHFTGIDQAMAPFISTMGSRHLKPSRLKDVAPDLNTALPVIPQILGNNPEDFIYLGDYLFDMGYGQVNWNLGCPHSKIARKERGSGLLPHPDKIDVFLSRVIPAMKPSLSVKIRLGRHSKEEILDLIAVFNTHKLDEIILHPRTGEQMYTGTADVDAFEKAMKACVHPMVYNGDIVDTASWEKVRHRLPAVRRFMIGRGILSNPFLPEQIKGLGAADFPNNGNQVHERLKCFHTDLFNSYKEVFSGPGHLIGRMKGFWSYLGPSFENSRKPLKKLLKSNSEQDYLDRINEFWDMNLKFRPDR, encoded by the coding sequence TTGTCAAAAGATTTTATTGCCCAAGGCCTGGAAATCAAGGAAAACCACCCCATGACAGAGAATCGTCCCTTTTTGATGCTGGCCCCTTTGCAGGGGTTCACCGATGTGGTGTTCAGGCAGGTGTATGTCAGGCACTTCACCGGCATTGATCAGGCCATGGCCCCGTTCATTTCCACCATGGGCAGCAGGCACCTGAAACCATCCCGGCTCAAAGATGTGGCTCCGGATCTGAACACAGCACTTCCTGTCATTCCCCAGATACTGGGGAATAATCCGGAAGATTTTATATATCTTGGGGATTATCTTTTTGACATGGGTTATGGCCAGGTAAATTGGAATCTTGGGTGTCCCCATTCAAAAATTGCTAGAAAAGAGCGGGGCTCAGGCCTTTTACCCCATCCGGATAAAATAGACGTCTTTCTTTCCCGGGTGATCCCGGCCATGAAGCCCTCTTTAAGTGTTAAGATCCGCCTGGGCCGGCACAGCAAGGAGGAGATCCTGGATCTGATTGCGGTCTTCAACACCCACAAGCTTGACGAAATCATCCTGCACCCCAGAACCGGAGAGCAGATGTATACAGGCACCGCTGATGTCGACGCTTTTGAAAAGGCCATGAAGGCCTGTGTCCACCCCATGGTCTATAATGGGGATATTGTGGATACGGCATCCTGGGAAAAAGTGCGGCACCGTTTGCCGGCGGTCAGGCGTTTCATGATCGGCAGAGGCATTCTTTCCAACCCATTTCTGCCCGAACAAATCAAGGGTTTGGGTGCCGCCGATTTTCCAAATAATGGCAACCAGGTGCATGAACGGCTGAAATGCTTTCATACAGACCTTTTTAATAGTTACAAAGAGGTTTTTTCAGGTCCGGGACATCTTATCGGGCGCATGAAGGGATTTTGGAGCTATCTGGGACCATCCTTTGAAAACAGTAGAAAACCATTGAAAAAACTGCTCAAATCAAATTCGGAACAGGACTATTTAGACCGGATCAATGAATTTTGGGACATGAACTTAAAATTTCGACCGGATAGGTAA
- a CDS encoding sigma 54-interacting transcriptional regulator — translation MKNYGIKNINFLNHILDAMAEGLFTLDQEGKITAWNRAMENISGYTVQEAVGQGCCLIKCSRCYNQVNPEDISQCGVLAHGKAETKECFIRHKDGYDVPVIKNARLVRDEKDNILGIVETLTDLTEIKAIKAREASAKQELEKRYALGNIIGKSAAMEKVYHAIRAAADSRATILIQGESGTGKELVARAIHYEGAGGQRPLVTVNCSALSETLLESELFGHVKGAFTGAHKDRIGRFEQADTGTIFLDEIGELTPYMQIKLLRVLQEREIERVGDTRKKKIDIRVIAATHKDLNTLTREGTFREDLYYRLKVFPIRLPPLRQRIEDIPLLVRHFIEKGNKREGMDIRNVTPDAMKTLMSYPWPGNVRELENAIAHGFVLCRTQEISREELPDEVCGYDQFHVGPQKTSSFPTPSSFSPAPLTRERLLSLLEACNWNKAEVARQLGKSRTLVWKYMKKWDIPLNKN, via the coding sequence GTGAAAAACTACGGGATTAAAAACATTAATTTTTTAAATCATATTTTGGATGCCATGGCTGAAGGACTCTTTACGTTGGACCAGGAAGGTAAAATTACCGCCTGGAACCGGGCCATGGAAAATATCAGCGGTTACACGGTCCAGGAAGCTGTGGGCCAGGGGTGCTGCCTGATAAAGTGCAGCCGATGTTATAATCAGGTCAATCCGGAGGATATCTCCCAGTGCGGGGTACTGGCCCATGGCAAAGCAGAAACCAAGGAGTGTTTCATCCGGCACAAGGACGGTTATGATGTGCCGGTGATTAAAAATGCCAGACTGGTCAGGGATGAAAAGGATAATATTCTGGGTATTGTGGAAACCTTGACCGATTTAACGGAAATCAAAGCCATCAAGGCCCGGGAAGCGTCTGCCAAGCAGGAACTTGAAAAGCGTTACGCCCTTGGCAATATCATCGGCAAATCAGCGGCCATGGAAAAGGTGTACCATGCCATCCGGGCGGCGGCGGACAGCCGGGCCACCATCCTGATCCAGGGGGAGAGCGGTACCGGCAAAGAGCTTGTGGCCCGGGCCATCCACTATGAAGGGGCCGGAGGACAGCGGCCCCTGGTTACGGTGAACTGCTCGGCGTTGTCCGAAACCCTTCTGGAAAGCGAGTTATTCGGCCATGTCAAAGGCGCCTTCACCGGTGCCCATAAAGACCGGATCGGACGGTTTGAGCAGGCCGATACCGGCACCATATTTCTTGACGAAATCGGTGAACTGACGCCGTATATGCAGATAAAGCTTCTGCGGGTGCTCCAGGAACGGGAAATTGAACGGGTGGGAGATACCCGGAAAAAAAAAATCGACATCCGGGTTATTGCTGCCACCCATAAAGATTTGAACACTCTGACCCGTGAGGGAACGTTTCGTGAGGATTTGTATTACCGGCTCAAGGTGTTCCCCATACGGCTACCGCCCCTGCGGCAGCGCATAGAAGATATTCCTTTGCTGGTCAGGCATTTTATTGAAAAGGGGAACAAACGCGAGGGTATGGATATACGCAATGTAACGCCCGATGCCATGAAAACACTGATGTCCTATCCCTGGCCCGGCAATGTCAGGGAACTGGAAAATGCCATTGCACATGGGTTTGTACTGTGCCGCACACAGGAAATAAGCCGTGAAGAGTTGCCTGACGAGGTATGCGGTTATGATCAATTCCATGTGGGGCCCCAAAAGACATCTTCATTCCCAACGCCGTCGTCCTTTTCCCCGGCACCCCTGACCCGGGAACGTCTCTTGTCGCTTCTGGAAGCCTGCAACTGGAATAAGGCCGAGGTGGCAAGACAACTTGGAAAAAGCCGGACCCTTGTGTGGAAGTATATGAAAAAATGGGATATTCCGCTTAATAAAAATTAA
- a CDS encoding universal stress protein has translation MIQKPKRILFASDLSTNMKEVFTHAVSISTLSDAGIIVLHVMEEAVKNAERRAQRAFGETLYNAIRSEQKTGALNLLTGKNVDALRIKQAIAGFLDDRTERQPGIEMSSPIEKILVTESKSVADEITRTAVEEGCDIIVMGCRHQNFIENAIGDNIARKVLKRTSVPVLVVPLLD, from the coding sequence ATGATCCAGAAACCAAAACGTATATTGTTTGCATCGGACCTGTCCACCAACATGAAAGAGGTCTTTACACATGCCGTATCCATTTCCACGTTAAGCGATGCGGGTATAATCGTACTTCATGTCATGGAAGAGGCTGTGAAAAATGCAGAGCGGCGTGCCCAGCGCGCATTTGGTGAAACACTTTACAACGCCATAAGGTCAGAACAAAAGACCGGGGCCCTAAACCTGCTCACCGGAAAAAACGTTGACGCCTTGCGTATTAAACAGGCCATTGCAGGCTTTCTGGACGACAGGACAGAGCGTCAGCCAGGAATTGAGATGAGTTCGCCCATTGAAAAAATTCTTGTCACGGAAAGTAAATCCGTTGCTGATGAAATCACTCGGACAGCAGTGGAGGAAGGGTGTGATATCATTGTTATGGGATGTCGGCACCAAAATTTTATCGAAAATGCCATTGGAGACAACATTGCCCGCAAAGTGCTCAAACGAACCAGTGTTCCGGTACTTGTGGTGCCTTTGCTGGACTGA
- a CDS encoding DUF1848 domain-containing protein produces the protein MEGPTGILSASRRTDIPGWYTPWFLDRIEQGYFLVTNPFNRQSRRINATPRDIHTIVFWSKNYGPFLDLRAHKLLAQKDFHLFFNFTINTPLKDLEPGLPDLSERLSQARRIAMATSPEQVAWRFDPICFYEKGGRVFNNLDSFEYIAEELSQVGIKQCITSFYDPYKKVTARIKRMADPRRPGLRFIDPGTARKAEIIRSMIQCLKSLGMRLFLCCEKELMDAAGLGRDASGSACINGNLYKTLFGGNPETRGDYGQRRKKGCQCTKSFDIGSYEDHPCFHNCLFCYARTGLDLIKPAMG, from the coding sequence TTGGAAGGCCCTACCGGCATCCTGTCCGCCTCCAGGCGTACAGACATACCAGGATGGTACACTCCCTGGTTTCTGGATAGAATTGAACAAGGGTATTTTTTAGTCACCAATCCATTTAACAGACAGTCTCGAAGGATTAATGCAACACCCAGGGATATTCACACCATTGTTTTCTGGTCCAAAAATTATGGTCCGTTTCTGGACTTGAGGGCCCACAAACTTTTAGCCCAAAAAGATTTTCACCTGTTTTTTAATTTTACCATCAATACGCCGTTAAAAGATCTTGAACCCGGTCTGCCGGACCTTTCAGAGCGCCTGTCCCAGGCCCGGCGCATTGCCATGGCCACAAGTCCCGAACAGGTCGCCTGGCGTTTTGATCCCATCTGTTTTTATGAAAAGGGCGGCAGAGTTTTTAACAATCTTGACTCCTTTGAATATATTGCAGAAGAATTGTCACAGGTGGGTATCAAGCAATGCATTACCAGTTTTTATGATCCGTACAAAAAGGTGACTGCAAGAATCAAACGCATGGCAGATCCGAGGCGCCCCGGGCTAAGATTCATCGATCCGGGTACGGCGCGTAAGGCAGAAATTATCCGCAGTATGATTCAATGTCTCAAAAGCCTTGGTATGAGGCTTTTTTTATGCTGTGAAAAAGAACTGATGGATGCCGCCGGATTAGGCAGAGATGCATCCGGCAGCGCCTGCATCAACGGGAATCTTTATAAAACCTTGTTCGGCGGAAATCCGGAAACCCGAGGTGATTATGGGCAGCGGCGTAAAAAGGGTTGCCAATGCACAAAATCCTTTGATATCGGTTCGTATGAAGATCATCCCTGTTTTCACAACTGTCTTTTCTGTTATGCCAGGACGGGCCTTGATCTCATAAAACCGGCTATGGGCTGA
- the dusB gene encoding tRNA dihydrouridine synthase DusB produces the protein MKIKDLEINGITFLAPLAGVTNMPFRQLIKDCGCAVVCSEMISAKGLFYASEKTTTLLKSQEDERPLSVQIFGSDPVSMGQAAAFINDLGTADIIDINFGCSVKKVIKQGAGVALMKDLVLSQKIIKTVREATSLPFTIKIRSGWDASGDQAVNLAEIAEDQGVDAIAFHPRTAVQGFRGRADWKLIARLKQTVRIPVIGNGDIATPQDAKEMLSQTGCDAVMVGRAAMANPFLLSQIEQYMSHGTFAHPEPRAIFRTMESLTRGYVSYFGEITACRMLRGRLAWFVRGLPGAAVFRRELSILASSGHALEMIRDFEANLKV, from the coding sequence ATGAAAATAAAAGACTTAGAAATTAACGGCATCACTTTTCTGGCCCCGTTGGCAGGGGTTACCAATATGCCTTTCAGGCAGCTGATCAAGGATTGCGGATGCGCCGTGGTCTGCTCGGAGATGATCAGTGCCAAAGGCCTATTCTACGCTTCTGAAAAGACGACAACGCTACTTAAGTCACAGGAAGATGAGCGACCGCTATCCGTCCAGATTTTTGGTTCGGATCCGGTTTCCATGGGACAGGCTGCAGCGTTTATCAATGATCTTGGCACAGCGGATATTATTGACATCAATTTTGGGTGCAGTGTCAAAAAAGTGATTAAGCAGGGGGCTGGCGTTGCGCTCATGAAGGATTTGGTCCTTTCCCAAAAAATCATAAAGACCGTGAGGGAGGCCACATCTCTTCCCTTTACCATAAAAATACGCAGCGGGTGGGATGCCTCCGGGGACCAGGCCGTGAATCTTGCAGAAATCGCCGAAGACCAGGGTGTGGATGCCATTGCCTTTCATCCGAGGACAGCTGTTCAGGGATTCAGGGGTAGGGCGGACTGGAAGTTGATTGCACGACTGAAACAGACCGTCCGTATTCCCGTGATCGGAAACGGGGATATCGCCACACCCCAGGACGCAAAGGAAATGCTTTCCCAAACCGGCTGTGACGCCGTCATGGTGGGAAGGGCAGCCATGGCCAATCCGTTCCTCCTTTCACAGATCGAACAGTATATGTCCCACGGCACATTCGCCCATCCTGAACCCCGGGCCATTTTCCGAACAATGGAATCGCTGACCCGGGGGTATGTGTCCTATTTCGGGGAAATCACAGCATGCAGGATGCTGAGGGGAAGGCTCGCTTGGTTTGTCCGGGGATTACCCGGCGCCGCGGTATTCCGCCGCGAATTATCCATTCTTGCAAGCAGTGGCCATGCCCTTGAGATGATCCGGGATTTTGAGGCAAACCTCAAGGTTTGA
- the queF gene encoding preQ(1) synthase has protein sequence MKNKQYAPPFTLAAADSITPDLLEPIDYAYKSKRSIDIKITQPEYTSVCPMTGLPDNGTIIIEYRPDAHLVELKSLKYYLMQYRNVGMFYEHVVNKILDDLVAVINPLYMKVTGEFTPRGGISSVGSAEYIKP, from the coding sequence ATGAAAAATAAGCAGTACGCCCCCCCTTTTACATTGGCTGCCGCAGATAGCATTACACCGGATCTGCTGGAACCTATTGACTATGCATATAAGTCAAAACGCAGCATTGATATTAAAATCACCCAGCCCGAATATACTTCGGTCTGCCCCATGACAGGTTTGCCCGACAACGGGACCATCATTATTGAGTACCGGCCGGATGCCCATCTGGTCGAGTTGAAATCGCTTAAATATTATCTGATGCAGTACAGGAATGTCGGGATGTTTTATGAACATGTGGTCAATAAAATTTTGGACGATCTGGTGGCTGTGATAAACCCTTTATATATGAAGGTGACAGGCGAATTCACTCCGCGTGGCGGGATTTCGTCCGTGGGATCCGCTGAATATATCAAACCTTGA
- a CDS encoding HNH endonuclease produces MTDIDFFSFPNDSHLKKERAKARQLRGSQWWKRKLSSGVCYYCGGNFSPKELTMDHVIPLSRGGHSEKFNLVPCCKACNTQKQRMLPAEWGEYMARLQGNKKNRSE; encoded by the coding sequence ATGACAGATATTGATTTCTTTTCTTTTCCCAATGATTCGCACCTGAAAAAAGAGCGGGCCAAAGCCAGGCAGCTTCGGGGCAGCCAATGGTGGAAACGAAAGCTGTCGTCCGGGGTCTGTTACTATTGCGGGGGAAATTTCTCTCCCAAAGAACTGACCATGGATCATGTGATTCCCCTTTCCCGGGGAGGACACTCGGAAAAATTTAACCTGGTGCCGTGCTGCAAGGCATGTAATACTCAAAAGCAAAGGATGTTGCCTGCGGAGTGGGGTGAATACATGGCACGACTGCAAGGTAATAAAAAAAACCGGTCGGAATAA